A window from Mycobacterium saskatchewanense encodes these proteins:
- a CDS encoding MmpS family transport accessory protein, with translation MGTTLPRLDEPRRDDRFRDYPDDDAWETDDTDSLPADDYDWTGWPAEFRWRSVAALLGAVVAIGAIATAVIVNSGDSASTKATVVPPIPQTSTSAPPSPGATNPPSASASPSPASQLPPETVTTVPPRSAPTNTLPPQALVPTATAAPAPAVPPPTAAINPRTVVYTVTGSKQLLDLVNIVYTDARGYPQTEFNVSLPWSRMIVLNPGVQTVSVVATSFYGQLNCSVVNAAGQTVVASANNSNLATCTR, from the coding sequence ATGGGTACCACACTGCCCCGCCTTGACGAGCCTCGCCGCGACGACCGATTCCGGGACTACCCCGACGACGACGCCTGGGAGACCGACGACACCGACTCCTTGCCAGCCGACGACTACGACTGGACGGGCTGGCCCGCCGAGTTTCGCTGGCGCTCCGTCGCGGCGCTGCTGGGCGCCGTGGTGGCGATCGGCGCCATCGCGACCGCGGTCATCGTCAACAGCGGCGACAGCGCGTCCACCAAGGCCACGGTGGTTCCGCCGATACCGCAAACGTCGACCTCCGCTCCCCCGTCACCCGGGGCCACCAACCCGCCCAGCGCGTCCGCGAGTCCCAGCCCGGCGTCGCAGCTGCCGCCCGAGACGGTCACCACCGTGCCGCCGCGCAGCGCGCCGACGAACACGCTGCCCCCGCAGGCCCTGGTGCCGACGGCGACCGCCGCGCCGGCACCGGCCGTCCCACCGCCGACCGCCGCGATCAACCCACGCACCGTCGTCTACACCGTGACCGGCTCGAAGCAGCTCCTGGACCTGGTCAACATCGTCTACACCGATGCCCGCGGCTACCCGCAGACCGAGTTCAACGTGTCGCTGCCCTGGTCGAGGATGATCGTGCTGAACCCCGGGGTCCAGACGGTGTCGGTGGTCGCGACCAGCTTCTACGGCCAGCTGAATTGCTCGGTGGTCAACGCCGCCGGTCAAACGGTGGTGGCGTCCGCGAACAACAGCAATCTGGCGACCTGCACGCGCTGA